One Vigna unguiculata cultivar IT97K-499-35 chromosome 11, ASM411807v1, whole genome shotgun sequence DNA window includes the following coding sequences:
- the LOC114170177 gene encoding cytochrome P450 703A2-like: MVFATFISALLLAALASKIVRHWLMRKSLSSHMTNRLPPGPPRWPIVGNLLQLGQLPHRDLASLCEKYGPLVYLKLGNIDAITTNDPKIIHEILVSQDDDFASRPQTLAAVHLAYGCGDVALAPFGPHWKHMRRICMEHLLTTKRLESFSKHRSEEAQHLVKDVLGRAQGGRPINLREVLGAFSMNNVTRMLLGKQYFGSKSSGPQEAMEFMHITHELFWLLDVIYLGDYLPMWRWFDPYGCEKKMREVEKRVDDFHSKIIEEHRKAREYKKVRREESDGDMDFVDVLLSLPGEDGKEHMDDVEIKALIQDMIAAATDTSAVTNEWAMAEVIKHPHILQKVQQELDSVVGPNRMVLESDLPHLNYLRCIVRETFRMHPAGPFLIPHESLRATTINGYHIPAKTRVFINTHGLGRNTEIWDNVGEFRPERHWPSNGGRVEISHGVDFKILPFSAGKRKCPGAPLGVNLVLMALATLFHCFEWTPPEGLNPQDIDTTEVYGMTMPKANPLFVVAVPRLSKDLYG, encoded by the exons ATGGTTTTCGCAACGTTTATTTCAGCCCTACTGCTAGCTGCATTAGCCTCCAAAATCGTTAGACATTGGCTTATGAGAAAGTCTCTTTCTTCTCACATGACCAACAGGCTTCCTCCAGGCCCACCAAGGTGGCCCATTGTTGGTAACCTCCTCCAATTGGGCCAACTTCCACACAGAGACTTAGCATCTTTGTGTGAGAAATATGGACCCTTGGTGTACCTAAAATTGGGCAACATTGATGCCATCACCACCAATGATCCTAAGATTATACATGAAATTCTTGTTTCCCAAGATGATGATTTTGCCTCTCGACCACAAACTCTTGCAGCTGTTCATTTAGCATATGGGTGTGGTGATGTTGCATTGGCCCCTTTTGGCCCACATTGGAAGCACATGAGAAGAATTTGCATGGAACATTTGTTAACAACAAAGAGGCTTGAGTCCTTCTCAAAACACCGTTCGGAGGAAGCCCAACACCTTGTCAAGGATGTTTTAGGCCGGGCCCAAGGTGGGAGACCCATTAACTTGAGGGAGGTTTTGGGTGCTTTCTCAATGAACAATGTGACTAGAATGTTGTTGGGCAAACAATATTTTGGGTCCAAATCTTCAGGCCCACAAGAGGCTATGGAGTTCATGCACATAACCCATGAGTTGTTTTGGTTATTGGATGTGATATATTTGGGTGACTACTTGCCAATGTGGAGGTGGTTTGATCCTTATGggtgtgaaaagaaaatgaggGAAGTGGAAAAAAGAGTGGATGATTTCCATTCCAAGATTATTGAAGAGCATAGAAAGGCAAGGGAATATAAGAAGgtgagaagagaagaaagtgaTGGAGATATGGATTTTGTTGATGTTTTACTATCTTTACCGGGTGAAGATGGAAAAGAGCACATGGATGATGTAGAAATCAAAGCCTTGATTCAG GACATGATAGCTGCAGCAACAGACACTTCAGCGGTAACAAACGAATGGGCCATGGCAGAGGTAATCAAACACCCACACATTCTCCAAAAGGTCCAACAAGAACTGGACTCAGTGGTTGGCCCAAATAGAATGGTCTTAGAATCGGATTTGCCACACCTCAATTACCTACGCTGCATCGTACGTGAAACCTTTCGCATGCACCCGGCGGGGCCGTTCCTGATTCCGCACGAGTCTCTCCGCGCCACCACCATCAACGGCTACCACATCCCGGCCAAGACACGTGTGTTCATCAACACCCATGGACTGGGCCGCAACACGGAGATTTGGGACAACGTGGGGGAGTTCAGGCCCGAGAGACACTGGCCCAGTAACGGAGGTAGGGTTGAGATTAGTCATGGCGTTGACTTCAAGATTTTGCCTTTCAGTGCTGGAAAACGCAAGTGCCCTGGTGCACCGCTTGGGGTGAATTTGGTTTTGATGGCTTTGGCCACACTCTTTCACTGCTTTGAGTGGACCCCACCGGAGGGTTTGAACCCTCAAGACATTGATACTACAGAAGTTTATGGAATGACTATGCCCAAGGCTAATCCTTTGTTTGTTGTTGCTGTTCCAAGGTTGTCAAAGGATTTGTATGGATGa
- the LOC114170178 gene encoding uncharacterized protein LOC114170178, whose protein sequence is MEKMKREVEGQHPQQPQPPQRIDGPSGSKPRHEERRRPYDRPHHQPQGSRSFSPQQGRVRCYTCGGPHPSYACPCREGYRRCNNCGKEGHFGRDCPNLARAATRPPV, encoded by the coding sequence atggagaagatgaagcgcgaGGTGGAGGGCCAACACCCACAGCAGCCACAGCCGCCTCAGAGGATCgatggaccatctgggtccaagcccaggcatgaggagcggaggagaccgtATGATAGGCCCCACCATCAGCCTCAGGGATCTAGGAGCTTTTCTCCTCAGCAGGGCCGAGTTCGGTGTTACAcatgtggaggaccccacccgagCTACGCTTGTCCATGTAGGGAGGGTTACCGTAGGTGCAACAATTGTGGCAAGGAAGGTCACTTTGGGAGGGATTGTCCCAACCTTGCCAGGGCAgcgacacgccctccagttTAG
- the LOC114168760 gene encoding uncharacterized protein LOC114168760 — translation MFVSFHISNTDSRLLLPTMVDCTCAFYPPATLQVLPLARAAPANLTFVCSSQRVLPIAELQLSDADDGDDDGDPSDDVVDYSDYLNNWDGVIGFDDSLSEEVLKERIRRMRIGRANRGKVPWNKGKKHSAETRERIRQRTIEALRDPKVRKKMAEHPHSHSDQTKAKISDSVRRVWRERLKSKRLREDFLLSWTQSIANAAKKGGIGQEELDWDSYHKIRQQLEHHHRMMAREKRREKLMAVTGAKNIILTWRENIAKAAKKGGSGEQELDWDSYEKVQEEIIRQRQFQRTVEKAKKKELARVKAEKAARIKAIKRVILTQKRKEHQERAKLKGNIKSHRRSNTKEGKASLEDTQEFKVHNPLTKIHMIENTNGDLTREGDTFDCIFPAQNKLDLELIKREKMQKEVSLADQIQAARDKKSKLYT, via the exons ATGTTCGTTTCATTCCACATTTCCAACACTGACTCACGCCTTCTTTTACCCACCATGGTGGATTGCACTTGTGCATTTTACCCTCCAGCAACATTGCAAGTGCTTCCTCTGGCCAGGGCTGCACCCGCAAATTTAACCTTTGTTTGTTCCTCTCAAAGGGTTCTCCCCATTGCGGAGCTTCAACTCAGTGATGCtgatgatggtgatgatgatggGGACCCTTCAGATGATGTTGTTGATTACTCTGATTATTTGAACAATTGGGATGGAGTGATTGGCTTTGATGACTCCCTCAGTGAAGAGGTGCTCAAGGAGAGGATTAGAAGAATGAGAATAGGTCGGGCAAACCGCGGGAAAGTGCCTTGGAACAAAGGAAAGAAACACAGTGCAG AGACCCGGGAGCGAATCAGACAAAgaactatagaggctttgaggGATCCTAAG GTAAGGAAGAAGATGGCCGAACATCCCCATTCTCATAG TGATCAAACCAAGGCGAAGATAAGTGATTCAGTGCGACGAGTTTGGCGTGAGCGGCTGAAGTCAAAACGGTTAAGGGAGGATTTTTTGCTTTCATGGACACAAAGCATAGCAAATGCAGCCAAGAAAGGAGGGATTGGTCAGGAAGAGCTAGATTGGGATAGCTACCATAAGATAAGACAACAGTTGGAGCACCATCATCGTATGATGGCGAGGGAAAAGCGAAGAGAAAAGCTGATGGCAGTTACTGGAGCAAAGAATATCATCCTAACATGGAGGGAAAACATAGCCAAAGCAGCTAAGAAAGGAGGAAGTGGGGAACAAGAGCTTGACTGGGACAGCTATGAGAAGGTACAAGAAGAAATTATTCGCCAGCGTCAGTTTCAGCGTACGGTAGAAAAAGCGAAGAAAAAAGAGTTGGCGAGGGTAAAAGCAGAGAAAGCAGCTCGGATAAAAGCAATTAAAAGGGTAATCCTCACACAGAAGAGAAAAGAGCATCAAGAGAGGGCTAAACTAAAAGGAAATATAAAGAGTCATCGCCGCAGCAATACTAAGGAAGGCAAAGCTTCCTTGGAAGATACTCAAGAGTTCAAAGTGCACAATCCATTAACTAAG ATTCACATGATTGAGAACACCAATGGTGACTTAACTAGAGAAGGAGACACTTTTGATTGCATTTTTCCAGCCCAGAATAAATTGGATTTAGAGCTTatcaagagagaaaaaatgCAGAAAGAAGTATCACTTGCTGATCAGATCCAAGCTGCTAGAGACAAAAAAAGTAAACTATATACATAA